In Aggregicoccus sp. 17bor-14, one DNA window encodes the following:
- a CDS encoding TIGR02206 family membrane protein, with amino-acid sequence MPPRFTLFGPAHLATLALTVLVTAVLVLRCRRGHGCPTRALGAVLLTLALTDIVIEGGWGAGWLDVLPLQLCDVALLLACIALLTRRQLAYELTYFWGLAGSLLAMVTPELAAAFPHPRFLAFFALHAGVVVTAVVLTWGVGMRPGRRAVLRVLGWTNLYALFIGAVNQLLGTNYLYLCRKPSTPTLLDAFGPWPWYLLVGEVVALVLFLLLAQLARVAPVRGARGSATAPRA; translated from the coding sequence ATGCCCCCGCGCTTCACCCTCTTCGGACCCGCCCACCTCGCCACGCTCGCGCTGACGGTGCTCGTCACCGCGGTGCTCGTGCTGCGCTGCCGCCGCGGCCACGGCTGTCCGACGCGGGCGCTGGGCGCAGTCCTCCTCACGCTCGCCCTTACGGACATCGTGATCGAAGGCGGGTGGGGCGCGGGCTGGCTGGACGTGCTCCCGCTGCAGCTATGCGACGTGGCGCTGCTGCTCGCATGCATCGCGCTGCTCACGCGCCGGCAGCTCGCCTACGAGCTCACCTACTTCTGGGGCCTCGCGGGCTCGCTGCTCGCCATGGTGACGCCCGAGCTCGCCGCGGCCTTTCCCCACCCGCGCTTCCTCGCCTTCTTCGCGCTGCACGCTGGAGTGGTCGTCACCGCGGTGGTGCTCACCTGGGGCGTGGGAATGCGCCCGGGGCGTCGCGCCGTCTTGCGCGTGCTCGGCTGGACGAACCTCTACGCGCTCTTCATCGGCGCGGTGAACCAGCTCCTCGGCACCAACTACCTGTACCTGTGCCGCAAGCCGAGTACCCCCACGCTGCTGGACGCCTTCGGCCCCTGGCCCTGGTACCTGCTGGTCGGCGAGGTCGTGGCGCTCGTGCTCTTCCTCCTCCTCGCGCAGCTCGCGCGGGTGGCGCCGGTCAGAGGTGCCCGCGGCAGCGCTACTGCGCCTCGGGCGTGA